From the genome of Spinacia oleracea cultivar Varoflay chromosome 2, BTI_SOV_V1, whole genome shotgun sequence, one region includes:
- the LOC110788680 gene encoding uncharacterized protein, whose translation MRIRKNARLITSSPSSSSSFLVCQLNRSPWDVESFSLQADWEDGLRVNGSSAEQFPSSDSFPSGESMELSFEYVQKSLPPPPIIKTQKREELQVGCRNDKKNGWQPIPHPLNPPPLMVEPPLPPTPTVPKKRGRPKKSTTASTITAPTPTTPTTPATPTNNNSGNNPYEFYYYSGFGPKWSKKRGGNKYIGGGGNDKKDAYESPGSSSTIMSEDDKDDDDNKKNKNNTNTNTSTSKVVVMESNMVEDELDYIEDDFDDDDEDANSGGRRVRKPVKARSLKSLM comes from the exons ATGAGGATTCGGAAAAACGCAAGGCTGATAACTTCGTCACCGTCGTCGTCGTCGTCATTTCTAGTTTGTCAGCTCAATCGTTCTCCTTGGGATGTCGAGTCTTTCTCTCTCCAG GCCGATTGGGAAGACGGGTTAAGAGTGAATGGCAGTTCAGCCGAACAATTTCCTTCTTCAGATAG CTTCCCTAGTGGGGAGTCTATGGAATTATCATTCGAGTACGTGCAAAAATCATTGCCGCCACCGCCGATAATTAAAACCCAGAAAAGAGAGGAGCTACAAGTTGGATGCCGCAACGATAAAAAGAATGGGTGGCAGCCTATCCCTCACCCGCTCAATCCGCCACCACTTATGGTAGAACCACCACTGCCTCCAACCCCCACTGTTCCAAAGAAGCGGGGACGGCCTAAAAAGTCCACAACAGCCTCAACAATAACCGCACCAACACCCACCACCCCAACTACACCCGCTACCCCAACCAATAATAATAGTGGCAATAACCCGTATGAGTTTTACTATTATTCCGGGTTCGGGCCGAAGTGGAGTAAGAAGAGGGGAGGGAACAAGTACATTGGTGGTGGCGGTAATGATAAGAAGGATGCTTATGAATCGCCAGGTTCTTCCTCTACTATTATGAGTGAAGACGATAAAGATGATGACGATaacaagaaaaacaagaataatacTAATACTAATACTAGTACCAGTAAAGTTGTAGTGATGGAGAGCAATATGGTGGAGGATGAACTCGACTATATCGAAGATGATTTCGATGATGACGACGAAGATGCGAATTCCGGTGGGAGACGAGTTCGGAAGCCGGTGAAAGCTAGGTCACTGAAATCCTTAATGTGA